AAGTGACTACTACTAGTAAACATTCCTAAATCAGGAATTCAGTGGCTTTTGAAGAGTAAAGTCATCTTCAAATCTTCAGATTGACAGCCATGTCAAAGAATGTTTAAATATCAACacacaatcaatttttttttttttttaagtaagtgtTGTTGCTTATACCAAAGTAGCCTCAGGTTATCTATGTGGCCCCTCAGTATTGTACATGTTAAACATTTCCAGAAACCATTCTTCCAAACCATGTAAACTAATAGCTGGGTTTATTTCTTACCGTTTTCGTGGCTTCACTTCCCAGCCATCTTTACATTTCATAAAGACCAGCTCACCACCAGGAGTTATGCGACTTGCATGAAGATCGTTTAGACAAAAAGTGAACCTAAAACATAAAATTTAGAACATTTACATATATTTGGTGAATGATGAAGTTTTGATAAAGGGAATAAGATTATAAACAATTGGCTTGCATTTACAAAATAGCTTTGGTTCTGGTAGCCCATTATTTTGAGAAATGAATAATGGAATGGACTTTAGTGGCTAAAATGTACAACAGACGACTCAACTTAAAAGTAAAAATGTTTAGCACTAATAAAAATAGGCCTAAACTTACTTCTGCTGTGTTTCTCCAGACTTCACACGGATGCGGCGGACATGCAGCTCCTGATCACTGTTGTTGGATGATGACCAGTAATTCTGCAGAGAGCTCCAGAAGGAATACCAGGATTGCTTGGTTCCTTCCCAGGTTAGCTTCATAGACAGCAGGTCACCAATGTTTTCTTCAGTGTAAACCAAGAATGTGTTCGTGAAGTTGTAGCCAATCTTCTCAGGCCTAAACATGAAAGTATTCTTTATCAAAGAAAGGTCAACTTCAAACATCTACTGCCTAAATACACCTGCTAGTTACAGGTTACCTTAGGGATAAACCTTTGAAGGCTCAAGCATCTTAGGCGTCATGAAATGCAAGGCACAAAGTATGAAAAGTTTAAATAGTTTCAGAGTGGACCTGCCACCTCCCACATTCTCATTGGCCCATTACTATAACACGTGACCTTTTTGGCCAATAGGAAAGTACAGTGTTGAGCCAACTAGCAGGAGTACTGGTGTGCTCCAAAAGAGTTTTAAAAGGCATGTTAGTCAGGAAGGACAGTTAAATGCATAGTATTAATGATTGCCCTGTAAAGGCCAATGTTACCCTTGTTAGGCCAATGTGCAAAGTGCTCAGTTAGCTGGGGCCTCTACCAGTGGTGCACATAATGTATACAAGGAAGAGGCTGGACACCCAGATCATGGGCAAAATTATATAAATCCAAGTCTGGTAGAACATATTTTGCCCCCAAGTAGAAGAAATGTTCAAAATAGAATAATGTAAGTCTGACTCTTAACCGAGTGTCAAGCCAATAGTTTGTTTGCAAAGAGCctccaaaaataaaattttctaaCAGGCGGGTTTAGGTCAAGTCAATCAGGTAGGCACAACACTTACACAGTCAAAGACAGAGAGGTAGAGTCATTTACTGTTCCATAAAGTTTGACATTGAAAGTGGGTTCTCTAGATGAGTCTTGGTTCTTGTAGTCAAATATGTGCATCTTCAATTGGTAATGgaaaactgcaaaacaaaaaggagATAAGAAGTTAGCTAAATAGTCAAGATCAGATGGTTCTGTTATGTAGAGGTCTAACACAAAGCTGGATTAGACATGAACAAGCCAAAATTAATTTCCCaattgaaaatcaatttttaatgCACCACTTTAATTCTCTGCTGCAAGGTCTCAAACTATGTTCTTCCAGACCCCACAGTTCCTTGCATCCCAGAGGAAAGCCCCTTTACATTTACCTTGGCCACACAAGTTCACCTTCATCCTTCAGCTATTATAAAGGGAAGATGAAACAAGAATCATAAAGATATACCCCAAGCTTAAGGTGTTCATATGGTTCAGAAGGAAAGTGGAagaggtgtgttttttttgggggggggggcaccaaatgTTAAATGGATGGGAGACTGTTCTTCTGGTTCCTCTGTCAATTCCAACCCACAAAGGGGAActccatttacaaaaaaaaaaaaaaaaaaaacccaacagtggtTGCCTCCCTAGACTTTAATATGAAGTGCAATGTCACTACATTGCATCAATCAAAAAAAGTATGTCCTTCACTTTGGCCAACAATACAAGTCTCGGGACTAGATGCAGAGACCCTTCTTGGGGGTGACCATTTTAGGAGAATCAGGTCACTGCTTACAGCGACATACCTTTGTAAGGCATCTGAGCCCTTGTTTTCAGGTACATCTTGCTGTTCCtcttgctggttctcttcctagcATTGTAGCCGATGGCGTTGCAGCGGTTCTTGCGGCAGCTCAGGCAGATTCCCTTCTTGAAGCGATTGGAGTCTGTACACTGGAATGCAAAGCTCTCCTGGTCTTTATTGATGAGGGAGTCCACGAACAGATGGACTGACCTCTCATGCTCACACTTCACCGCTTCACCAATACCTGGAGCACACCAAAATACATATTAAAATTTCAACCCAAAGTCAAAACTCTGGATTTTAATCATTTTAATTAATGGCAAGCTGATAAGTTAAAGATAGACTCTGGTGTAGAAATAGGGATGTCATTCTGTGGGTGGAGCCCAAAGCAGAGTTAAGCCTCTTAAACAGCACCATGGCAATCATTTAAAGTATAAAGGCTACCACGGATGACCTTGTCTCTTTAAAATACTAGCtctctggcagtcatgtttcagcAGCTTCAATAATGCTTGAACCACTACCGCCAGATTCAGATTTCCATTTTTATTCTGGGTTAGGGTCTTAAACTATTGTAAAAGcacttttctgccactagatatcTTCAGCGTCCTGGACTGGATGATGACCAGCTTGGTATAACCCACTACCTCTTAGGTGGTCATGGACCAGCcaccagcctgtgactggatagtaaaaggagaagcagcacagtgaagaGTTTATATTTGTTACTCTGCTTTCTCCTGCTATTAGCATACTCCTTCCAATCTGAGCTCCGCTATACAATGACTAAAAGAAGCAGATTCTAGGTCAAGTGCAGGTGCTtgcatgcattgaaaaaaaaaaaaaaaaaattcatttaatgatgtattattacAGAACTACATTCAGAATTAGCTAATAAGTCTTAAACTTACTGCCATAAGCGATTGCCCCAAGGACATCGGTTAAGCCACAGCCTGGCTGAAAGTCTCCACCATTGGGGTAGATATCGATATGGCCAATTGGCATCTGGATGCCAATGCTGACACCCAATGCTTCTCTCGTATACGTGTGAAGAACATCTACAAAATCTGCATCATCAGGGGAAAGACGTTTGTGGGCCTCAGCCCCTTCAAACATTGGTCCTGCTGGGTCCAAGCCTGAGAAAGAAAATTTAGATAATTGGTGATTCATTTGACCTTTTAAGTAAAAGTCACTACTATACAAGCATAAGCGTGCGCAAGTAGTGTGGGCACACCCTAACCCTGGAGTTGACAACCcgtcaattgtgggcaggtgacaggtaaaccacgaTCCTTACTTGCcatcagaacctggacaggataggctgtggggggggggtgtggaaatTAGTGGAactgatctgtattttcttctgcagcagctgaaaataggcttctcctcctctccctgacATTCAGCTGCTACAGGAGGAAAGTACAGGGGATCGGTACCAATATATGCTACCCTCTTGTCCCAGTTcaccttctttctgctgcccaggtgcccctgtgtgctcccctccccccattgtttcaggatgaagagcggggAAGAGGCGGGTTAATATGTCACAAACACATACgcgttggagctttgaggtgcacaccctaatgcaataggctgcgcacacctatgtataaAAGGTACATAAACTAGAGATGCTAGTATTTATCTACATCCTTAAACAATCCATTGCAGACTGGCTTCCTGTATTTCCAGCTGTGCTCTAAGGAGTCACAACTGTATGTAACCTTAAAGTTGCTTAGATCACTGTTGAGAAGGTCGGAAGTCACACTGGTCCTAGACGTTTGTCTTTAACTAAAAGCAATCAAGGGCTTATTTCATGCCTCTAGCTAGGCTTATCCCTGCAGGCTCAGTGGTGCAGATGAAAAACGCATATGCTTTGGATTGTTCGTAGCCAAATTAAAATCACATCAATCAGCTAAGAAAGCCAATCGAAAAACATATGTATAGGAGTGTTGTCATTTGCACTATGGGAGGGGTTCCTAGGGAGAACTTGCTGCAGTTTCAAGAGTTAGCTTGTTTGAAAACCCAACACCCAATTCCAGGAAACTTGAGATTTGCTTGATTAGGTCTAGGGCAGTGGCCTCCAAGCTGTGgcctgtgggccagatgtggccctttgcttgtctttatccggcccttgggcacCATTCAATCCACTGACcagcaatgacggggcaccattccatccacagATACAATGGGTACCTATTCCTCCTAttaaaaccaataatggggcattgttaATTTCCACTGgtgccggggcattttctactcccactagccaTAGTTTGACCCCCCTACAGGCTGAAGGACAGTGAActgcccctttgtttagaaagtttggatacccctgGTCTAAGGGAAGAGTAGATCCTTAGCTCTTCtgcactgctagaccagtccccgCCAATGATCTCCTCCTCCAATGATAAgatttgtcctgacacccccctgcacagccattcactgggaagaccagtgtactgctgtttctcctcccccccagctctcaTGCAGCTGAGCTAAAAGGGTATGTGag
This window of the Aquarana catesbeiana isolate 2022-GZ linkage group LG01, ASM4218655v1, whole genome shotgun sequence genome carries:
- the LIPG gene encoding endothelial lipase isoform X1, whose product is MRIWVGVLCLVLTVLSTETSLLAEEGLLKDDTIANLLKEDNEDLAAKKPHVLFNTHFSTNPDEGCYLVPGNDECLQNCNYNTSAKTFIVIHGWTMSGLFESWLVKLVSALQEREPYSNIIVVDWMFLAHQLYPDAVNNTKFVGSETARLMDWLQEKANLSLQHVHLIGYSLGAHVAGFSGNYVNGTIGRITGLDPAGPMFEGAEAHKRLSPDDADFVDVLHTYTREALGVSIGIQMPIGHIDIYPNGGDFQPGCGLTDVLGAIAYGSIGEAVKCEHERSVHLFVDSLINKDQESFAFQCTDSNRFKKGICLSCRKNRCNAIGYNARKRTSKRNSKMYLKTRAQMPYKVFHYQLKMHIFDYKNQDSSREPTFNVKLYGTVNDSTSLSLTVPEKIGYNFTNTFLVYTEENIGDLLSMKLTWEGTKQSWYSFWSSLQNYWSSSNNSDQELHVRRIRVKSGETQQKFTFCLNDLHASRITPGGELVFMKCKDGWEVKPRKRVSL
- the LIPG gene encoding endothelial lipase isoform X2; this translates as MSGLFESWLVKLVSALQEREPYSNIIVVDWMFLAHQLYPDAVNNTKFVGSETARLMDWLQEKANLSLQHVHLIGYSLGAHVAGFSGNYVNGTIGRITGLDPAGPMFEGAEAHKRLSPDDADFVDVLHTYTREALGVSIGIQMPIGHIDIYPNGGDFQPGCGLTDVLGAIAYGSIGEAVKCEHERSVHLFVDSLINKDQESFAFQCTDSNRFKKGICLSCRKNRCNAIGYNARKRTSKRNSKMYLKTRAQMPYKVFHYQLKMHIFDYKNQDSSREPTFNVKLYGTVNDSTSLSLTVPEKIGYNFTNTFLVYTEENIGDLLSMKLTWEGTKQSWYSFWSSLQNYWSSSNNSDQELHVRRIRVKSGETQQKFTFCLNDLHASRITPGGELVFMKCKDGWEVKPRKRVSL